From one Amycolatopsis sp. FDAARGOS 1241 genomic stretch:
- a CDS encoding terminase produces MIDFARDVISMPLDPWQEWLVVHAGELLPDGRPRFRTVLVLVARQNGKTHLLVVLSLFWLFIEQLRLVLGTSTNLDYARESWEKAVDIAEACPELAEEIAQVRKANGEQFMRTIYRTRYKIAASNRKGGRSLTINRLIADELREHHDWSAYNAAMPAMNAVPDAQAWLISNQGDHRAVVLDSLRKAALAAVEDGTAGDPNSEERLGLFEWSAPDGSRATDVTALAQANPNLGRRIDLAGLLGDARRAEAAGGEELTGFLTEILCMKVPMLDPAIDAAQWGADAPGGCLDPGDLSAIARGRIALCFDAAPDGRHGTLVAAGVLGDGRVRVEVVSAWDDAKKMRREMRDWIRRVGPGVIGWFPSGPAAAYAAELADTEQADWPPAGVTVEAIRSDVTAVCMGFADLVQAGEIAHSDDPLLNAQIASTEKLRQGDGWRFTRRGAGHCDATYATAGAVHLARTLPDEKPAGWFGVV; encoded by the coding sequence GTGATCGACTTCGCGCGCGATGTGATCTCGATGCCGCTGGACCCGTGGCAGGAGTGGCTGGTGGTCCACGCCGGCGAGCTGCTGCCGGACGGCCGGCCCCGTTTCCGGACGGTGCTGGTGCTGGTGGCGCGCCAGAACGGCAAGACGCACCTGCTGGTCGTGCTGTCGCTGTTCTGGCTGTTCATCGAGCAGCTGCGGCTTGTGCTCGGCACCTCCACGAACCTCGACTATGCGCGCGAGTCGTGGGAGAAGGCGGTCGACATCGCCGAGGCGTGCCCGGAGCTGGCCGAGGAGATCGCGCAGGTTCGCAAGGCCAACGGCGAGCAGTTCATGCGCACGATCTACCGCACCCGCTACAAGATCGCCGCGTCGAACCGCAAGGGCGGCCGGTCGCTCACGATCAACCGGCTGATCGCCGACGAGCTGCGCGAGCATCACGACTGGTCCGCCTACAACGCCGCCATGCCCGCGATGAACGCCGTGCCGGACGCGCAGGCGTGGCTGATCTCCAATCAGGGCGACCATCGCGCCGTGGTGCTGGATTCGCTGCGCAAGGCCGCGCTGGCCGCCGTCGAGGACGGCACCGCCGGTGACCCGAACTCAGAGGAGCGGCTCGGGCTGTTCGAGTGGTCGGCGCCGGACGGCTCCCGCGCCACCGACGTGACCGCGCTGGCGCAGGCCAACCCGAACCTCGGCCGCCGGATCGACCTCGCCGGGCTGCTCGGCGACGCCCGCCGCGCCGAGGCCGCGGGCGGTGAGGAGCTGACCGGGTTCCTGACCGAGATCCTGTGCATGAAGGTCCCGATGCTCGACCCGGCGATCGACGCCGCGCAGTGGGGCGCCGACGCCCCGGGCGGGTGTCTGGACCCGGGCGACCTGTCCGCGATCGCGCGCGGCCGGATCGCGCTGTGCTTCGACGCCGCGCCCGACGGCCGGCACGGGACGCTCGTTGCGGCCGGTGTGCTCGGCGACGGCCGGGTGCGGGTCGAGGTGGTTTCGGCGTGGGACGACGCGAAGAAGATGCGCCGGGAAATGCGCGATTGGATCCGTCGCGTCGGCCCCGGCGTGATCGGCTGGTTCCCGTCGGGCCCGGCCGCCGCCTACGCCGCCGAGCTCGCCGACACCGAGCAGGCCGACTGGCCGCCCGCGGGTGTCACCGTCGAGGCGATTCGCTCGGACGTGACCGCGGTGTGCATGGGCTTCGCCGACCTCGTGCAGGCCGGGGAGATCGCCCACTCCGATGACCCGCTGCTGAACGCGCAGATCGCGAGCACCGAGAAGCTGCGCCAAGGCGACGGCTGGCGCTTCACCCGCCGCGGCGCCGGCCACTGCGACGCCACCTACGCCACCGCCGGTGCCGTGCACCTAGCGCGGACCCTGCCCGATGAGAAGCCCGCCGGCTGGTTCGGCGTGGTGTGA